The following proteins are co-located in the [Pasteurella] mairii genome:
- the dapA_1 gene encoding dihydrodipicolinate synthase, producing MSATNPLFYGSITAIVTPMTSHGEVDFDGLKKLVEYHIAAGTHAIVSVGTTGESATLSIEENVKTILKTVEFAEGRIPVIAGAGANATSEAITMTKLLNDSGVAGCLSVVPYYNKPTQEGMYQHFKAIAECTDLPQILYNVPSRTGSDMLPETVGRLAEIKNIVGIKEATGDVSRVAKIKQLAGEDFIFLSGDDATGLESMKLGGQGVISVTNNVAAADMAKMCELALAGKFDEAEVINARLMALHKDLFVESNPIPVKWACYKLGLIDEPVLRLPLTTLSEVAQPKVIAALKTAGLL from the coding sequence ATGTCGGCAACAAATCCTTTATTCTACGGTAGTATTACAGCGATCGTTACTCCAATGACATCTCACGGAGAGGTCGATTTTGACGGATTGAAAAAATTGGTCGAATATCATATTGCAGCAGGTACACATGCCATTGTTTCAGTGGGAACCACCGGCGAATCCGCTACGTTAAGCATTGAAGAAAACGTGAAAACTATTTTGAAGACTGTAGAATTTGCCGAAGGACGTATTCCCGTTATTGCTGGTGCCGGAGCAAACGCGACCAGCGAAGCGATTACCATGACTAAATTATTAAATGATAGCGGCGTTGCCGGTTGTTTGTCTGTTGTTCCTTACTACAATAAACCGACCCAAGAGGGGATGTATCAACATTTTAAAGCTATAGCAGAATGCACGGATTTACCACAAATTTTGTACAATGTGCCAAGTCGTACTGGTAGTGATATGCTACCGGAGACGGTAGGGCGTTTAGCTGAAATTAAAAATATCGTGGGGATTAAAGAAGCTACTGGTGATGTTAGTCGCGTAGCAAAAATTAAACAACTTGCCGGCGAAGATTTTATTTTCTTAAGTGGGGATGACGCTACTGGGCTAGAAAGCATGAAACTCGGCGGGCAAGGCGTGATTTCCGTGACCAATAACGTTGCTGCCGCGGATATGGCGAAAATGTGCGAATTAGCACTTGCCGGAAAATTTGACGAAGCGGAAGTCATTAATGCGCGTTTGATGGCATTGCACAAAGATCTATTCGTGGAATCCAATCCAATTCCAGTGAAATGGGCGTGCTATAAATTAGGCTTGATTGATGAACCGGTGTTGCGTCTGCCGTTAACCACGCTCAGTGAAGTGGCACAACCGAAAGTGATTGCAGCACTGAAAACTGCCGGTTTACTGTAA